Within the Oreochromis niloticus isolate F11D_XX linkage group LG14, O_niloticus_UMD_NMBU, whole genome shotgun sequence genome, the region ACAACATGTAACTGATGCACCAACCTCCGAACCAGTTCTGCTAAACTGCAAGCACAATTCCTGCTTTACACTCAAATTGCagttttaaaacacacttttttcaaaacattaaacacaatTCTCTGCATTTGGCACAATTTTCATGATGAAAAGCTCTTGTTTGCAGAAGAAACACACTGTCATTCAAAATTGTAAAGTCAATTGTCCTACTTTGCATACTAACTCATCACATGGGTAAACACCTTTCACACATAGTTGCAATTAAAAAATCAGAGCTTAATTAAAGGGCAACTGGTGAGCTCTTCTGTTTTGGAGCAATGGATGCCAACATTGGAAACAGAGGCAGAGCCAGAGGAGTGAGAGTAGGAGCAGGAGGACACGGAGGACGAGGATGACGAAGGCCAAGGAACCTAATCTCTGATGAGATCAAAGCCACTTTGGTTGACCATGAGGTCAACCATGGTCTAACAATGAGGGAGGCTGGGCCAAAGAGTACAGCCGGTACACTGTAGCATCCCTCATCCGAATTTTCTGAAATGAGAATAGGTAAGAAATCTCACTGTACCCAATGAGTACATTACTGTAGCCTGTGGACTTTTCTGTAGACTGTGAAAATACTATAAAGTATTTTTCACATATTGGGAAATGTATTCCTACTTTGTATTCCTACATAGTAGACCTATTCAcagtattagtattagtatgTATACTATTTGTATTGCAGAGTTGAGGCGGTTGAGAACGTCTTTTGTCTCCTGAACAGGAGAAAGAAATCATAAACATGGTTCTAGAAAATAACACCATAACAGTACAGCaaataaaggaaaataataGAAGACAAcaacatatttcaaaatattGATAGGGTCAGCTTATCAACACTGGACCGTGTCTTGCACAGAAATAATCTGAGGATAAACCAGCTCTACAGGGTGCCATTTGAACGCAATTCAGAAAGAGTCAAAGAATTGCAATTCAACTATGTGCAAGTAAGTCCCACACAATCCCACAACTGATGTATACGCTCAACTGTGGCTGTGggtcaggtggtagagcagatcaactactgatcggaaggttggtggtttgatccttggcttccccagtctgcatgccaaatatccttgggcaagatactaaccccaagttgccctctgatgcattcatcggagtgaatgtgtgaatgtatgTGAATGTAGTTTAGTTTGCACTcgagtttagaagtgcttgtatgaatgggtgaatgagcatgttgtatagagcactttgagtgctccgggagagtagaaaagtgctatataagaatcagtccatttgcCAACACTGTATAAATTACAGTACTGTCCAGTAATCAAACTCTGATTATGCTCCACAATAGTATTACGTATCATGTGTGTTTCAGAGTCCATAACTGGCTCACTGCCCACCCATGCTTTTTAGTTGTTTATCTCCCTCTATATTCTCCATTCCTCAATCCCATTATAAGGAATCTTTTTCATGTCTGGAGATGGAAAGTGTATGACCAAAATCCACACACATGTATACCCCTTCCCCAAGCTATGGAAGATGCATGTGGAAATATAGCAGTTGATTGCTATTCATGGCTGGATTCGCCATGCCAGGCGATATTTGCCCTGCTCATGGGCCAGGGAAAATATTGCTTGTGACGTGGATGAGCTGCTGTGGCCAGACCAAAACAGAAGAGAGCATGTAGCATagttgttttgctgttttgttttgactgTGACTGTATTCAGTAAATTCTACTGTTGTTTGTAGATGTAGACCATGGTATGTGGAACTTTGAGTTGGTTGGGATGAACACTGTGTACATtgtttttgtgggaaaaatacagtaaaatatatttggtaccacatatttgtgtgttttatatataaacattctgaaatattttaaaatgcactTATTTAGGCCTCTGTACTGTCTTTAGTAAGTgtaacactgaacaaaaaaaggCTTACAGTAAGTCATTATGATGACTGGAGACGAAGTGGTCATTCATGTGAtggtttttgtgtgtcattTGAAAACAAAACGCCATTTTGAGAAGAAATTACATTCTTTTGAATGTAGAATTTCATTTTGTAGGAGAATTTAAGTATTTTATTATAAgtgttgtatgtgtgtttttttgatttgtgtgtagagttctGACAATATGATGGATGCTTTCAGGAAATGTGTATAAACAATtgggaaaaactgtaaaatatttgtatttttaatgatttttttcataCAGGTGGGGCATACAGTAAGTTTGCTGAAGCTCTTGAACTATATCCAAAATGTAACAACTGAAGAGAAGAGAAAGTATGATTGGCGTACTTGTAAAAACAGAAGTGCTCCAATCGAAAATGCTGACACAGAGGTTTTGAGGTTGAtcgggggggggggtgggggggtgtttCTTCTGGTAAAACCACGTTGccctttcactttcactttcaaTGGATGTTGGTTATTTTCCCTTCTTTTAGGTTTATTAGGTTTATGTTTAGTTCATTCTCTTTCGACCCCCTCTTGGGGTAAAAGAGAAGTTGtgcagcaaaacaaacaaagcacagGCTTATTCAGGACACGTCATCATtatcaataaacaaacaaatatccATCAACAAATCACCCATGTACAATTACAGATCCAATTTCTTCACAAAATTTTGCAAGTTTACACAGTACAACAATATCCTTAGTATTACAACTTCTCCATCTTCTAGACATTTGGTCTCAACCTAAAACACACAGTCAGATATTTTTGTCTTTGCAActtcaaataaataatgataCTCATCTCAGAGTTTTTCCGAAAGTTTGTCTTTGACACTAACTTTTTCAgttacacacacaagcacaactTTAGTACACCAAATCCCACATTTTAGGTAATGTTTATACACAGAATAcatgtgtatttaaaaaaggaCTGTTATAATGTTGTTATGATGGTTGGGCTTCATAACAACATATAATAAGCATTTGCAGCTTGGATCACAAGTGTTAAAGTGGACTTTAGCACAGCCTCTCAGCTGTAGTATTGTCCTAAAATTACAAAATTGCTGTTCAGGACTTTCTGTCATGGTCCTCAGCTACTGGTAAAAGAAGGAGCACATGTACGGTACACACTAACCAACTTTGTACCCACGGTGCTGTTCGACAAAGGTTTCGAAAAtggtttttaaaattattttttttatggggagtttatttcattaaatgaaataaaaataattcattttgaAATATTGATTCATaaatagtgtttttattttaaatgaaattattaagtAATACATTACTTTAGTGAtgtttaaatacataaaataatttaaaaaaatgaattcttacatgaattttcaaatgtaCACTTTTTGCtcaattcattatttaagcacagaattctttattttgatATGTGTGACTCTTGTGGTCTTCCATACTtggaagacttgctgtggtTAATGGAACTATGAATTCTGCtgtctaccaaaacatcctgaacGAGATTGTCCACCCAAGCTGAAGCGACCTTggattctgcagcaggacaatgatccgaAGCACAACAGCatgtccacctctgaatggcttaagaaaaacaaaatgaagactttgAAGTGGCCTAAAAACAGAAGTGCTCCAATCGAAAATGCTGACACAGAGGTTTTGAGGTTGATCGGGGGGGTTTCTTCTGGTAAAACCACGTTGccctttcactttcactttcaaCGGATGTTGGTTATTTTCCCTTCAAGTCAACATCCTGACCTGATTCCAACTGAGATGCTGTGGTATGACCTTAAAAAGGCGGTCATGCtggaaaaccctccaatgtggctgaacTAGAGCAATTCTGCAGAGATAAGTGGGCCAGAACTCCTCCACAGTGCCGTCGAAGACTCATTGCCATacaaaaaataggaaatcaagaagaggcaaacactttttcacaccgcTGTATTTACAATACTGTACAAAAGTGTTGACCCACCtctattattttaaatatattttccttACAAGCAGCTAGACAaacttgtaattttaaataagtgATCTCTGGGTGGTGGTTCTCATCTTTaagaagagggagtagagggtGTGCTCCAATTTTGGGGAATCACTCTACTCAGCTTCTCTGGAAAGGTGTACACCAGGGTACTGGAAAAGAGTCCATAACTGAATCTTGCATTTAGAAGGAAGTTGTGGTTTTGTCCTTGTCATAGAATGCTGGACCACTTCCATATCTTCTCAAGGACATTCGAGTGTGCGTGCGAGTTTTGTTAACccgtctacatgtgttttgtagaCACTCTAAGAGGGTATTTGGGTGATACCACAGTTGGACAGGTATTAGTTGGACAGTATTTTtggtaatttttattttttagtattTCTGCACCAAGAAGGTGATTCACAAGAGCTATCAGCTGACATTTGGCACATCCTGGCACTGTTCTGAAGAAGTGTCTAAAAAATTACAGCACATAAACAGTATATGAGATCATTATGTCTGTAGGAAACAGGAAACGAAGTCAGCAAAagcctgacacaggacctgagagatacaGCTTGCCCTTGAGATGACTCCACTCCCATTGCCCAAAGCAAATATCAGAAATTCAGGGTGGCTATCAAGCCATTCTGAAGGCAAGGAAAATGGCAGAGAAGGTGTATCTCCAATCCTGCATAATTACAAGGACCACACACTATCCAGGTAACCAACAACTTCTGTCATTTGTGCTCATTTACTTTGTGTAAACAACTGTAATAAAACTTCTACTTAAGTGGATTGATACATGAAGAGATCTAGACAAACAAGACACCACATACAATTAAAACATATCATAAATGTAGCTATGGTATATAAATCAGTCAATAGTCAAACACAGAATGTTAAAGGTGTGTCAGACAGAAAAGAAGACTTGCAGTGTGTTAAAACTTAAGCCCTGGAGTCACTTAGTCTTGCCAAACTTCAAGGTATTTTGtaggaaacaatgaaacaagtacCCTGTAATTGCATGTAATTTCGAGTAAAAAGgtttcctgtaaaaaaaaaaggttttacagGAAACAGTTAAATAATTACAgtctaattttatttatagcatAAGTCTTTATATTtaagacaaatgaaaaacaacaaaaagtcaCAACAGTCATTTTTTTTGCAAGCTGCAACTCCCCTTCTATGGTCACCTCTTAATGAGACACTTGAGCCTGCCTCTGAGACACGATGAGATCCAGTCTGGGTGGAATGGGGCTCACTCTCAGAGTAGCTCCCAGTGGTGCTCTGAGTCTGTTTCGGGCTTTGGTCTTGGTTGTGGCCACAATGGAAAATCCTGattcacacagatatgtagttGTGAATGGGAGAAGGAGTTTCACAGCTCTCAGTGCCAGACATTGACATTGTCTTtccggcgccccccgtgtgcggcagcctgttacagcagctctgctcattctgagtttctttctttcttatcttttttctcctcgtaatttttttttataactaacgtattagtaattagactctgcaaccatgttctacTGTTTTGTGCTAGTCCTGGtcgtttttctcagttttttctacttttttcacccgtgtctggggacccCAGCGGTACtgccggtgttctgacaaaacgtcctactttggcaaaacaTCCTACCCGTAGGAAAATTTTACGGTGTCCTCTGACAAACAGTCCTACTTTGGCAAACCGTCCTACCAGTAGGATAATTTTACGCTGCCTTATGACAAACTGCCCTACTTTGGCAAAATGTCCTACTGTACAtaatttatgcacatttctgctgccacacaataattccagcacaaatttaagtaggtatgacggtttgccacttaactttgcccatcagagtatgtTTGTAGCTGATATTCATAAAGCCAGTACGGTTTGACACTTCTTTTTACCCATTAAAGTGTGCTTGTAggtcacattcacaaaggtagcatggtttggcacgtaattcttcccgtcagagcatgcttctagtttataataacaacggtagcatgttttggcacgtaattcttcccgtcagagtatgcttctagttcataataacaacggtagcatgttttggcacgtaattcttcccgtcagagtatgcttctagtttataataacaacggtagcatgttttggcacgtaattcttcccgtcagagtatgcttctagttcataataacaacggtagcatgttttggcatgtaattcttcccgtcagagtatgcttctagtttataataacaacggtagcatgttttggcacgtaattcttcccgtcagagtatgcttctagtagagctgggcgatataagattttttcatatcacgatatgtttttttcatttcaggcgataacgatatatatcacgatataagccaaataactatatttgtaagatttaaatgtgccgttgctcacaagtagaatgtgaaataatcagcagcttgttgtgatttaaatatttatttcccataataagttcaacagggcagatgtacttaaggaacatgagacttcagtttcagataaataaaggcaaatattgcaaactacacaaaaggcagccgctaaagcgtttaagtttcaaaacagaaaaaacaaaacagaccactaaattgtcaattccacttagaaacaaaatattaattctaaaaataaatcttagtttgttttacagaagaacaaacaaaattgactaacttttgtcaatatcaaataaactgagaactaaaaggaaattctcaatctctccttgttgtatagcttagctcaggggtgggcaatctcagtccacgagggccggtgtccctgcaggttttagatctcacctttggtcaacacacctgaatcacatgattagttcgttaccaggcctctggagaacttcaggacatgttgaggagctaatttagccatttaaatcagctgtgttggttcgaggacacatctaaaacctgcagggacaccagccctcgtggactgagattgcccacccctggcttaggttttcaaacagttttaacagttactttagtgcagaggttcccaaagtgtggggcccgcccctagggggggcgcagagccattgcagcggggggcggtatgaaaagaaaaaaaaaaaaagaaagcttggacactgctaacacggggctcccacacaaacgcaaagcaggagatgaagcatagctgcatatgtttccaaaccaacttccttccaagccaaagactagaaaatatggtgaagcatatcttccctttggcttcacctgcacaagtgccaaggtaggtctcccctgcagaattagtttccctgcgtcgggagcagcgctgggctctccaaatcacggacaaacaggatcccacattcttgatttttagttcacaaacacttcttgtaataactaactactcctgacattttggacatgttagctctttatgcagtaaagttacagcgggatacaaataatatcaggctgatcctgccgtaatttgttcccccggttcaaatcacggacaaacagtatcccacagctgtttttgtttttgaaaccattttgcacagagaggcattttttgaaaaatgtattgatagcaatgttgaaaattattacacaggaaaaaaagacaactacacataaaataattacactgtgacgcctctgcctttctaaatgcagggacagtaactgcgtgtgtatatgtaagcgtgtaaaaactgacgatagtcagattaacagtaacagtattttgtctctatctgccattctgcaattcatctcatgtaaacaataacgtggcgcacagcgtgacgtgaaaagaggcacatacttttgacgttgcgtgacgaactctgtaatcctcgtccacacgtaaacgcaaaaaaggagttttaaatctccgttttcggtgaatcgcaacgccgtttacgtgtggacgaaaggcccaaacgcatagaaacagctgagttttcaaaaatacccgtgtaggtgtggatgcagcataaaagagttagtagtatattttattactacctgtaatttattgccgtttacttgtatttgcttaattgtttactaaatgtttgaggtgtgaaataaaccgcaatggagcaaaaaatgtgtgtgtgtggttggaggatgtgtttgtgcggggggggcgggcgcgaacatttttcttgtaaaacaaagggggcctggcaaaaaaagtttgggaaccactgctttagtctgacaaaagccgaatgacgaattagcgctttcagtcagagattgagcatgcaccgctttattgtatttccagacttgctttcggcacaatttacagtgcgcgctactctgttttttgtcagacttgaaatagccgaaataccttcacactacggaacttctgtggcccttctgttcgacaagctctccggcactggaaccatcatctgtcttttctttggtaaccttcgctcacgctctcggttgatttttctctagtcggcaaactcatttcctccattacccgggctgcacggctggctgcttcccaaacaaatacacatgtgcgccttggcgcttgtgctgtacgtaacaagtcacgtgacgtgacgctgcggctgtgattggttcggctctgcgctacttaatttggattggctgttctttttttttcttttaagaggacaagagagatgaggcctatcgcaatagttaaatttttctatcaagaaaaagttatttcgcaatacatatcgttatcgttttatcgcccagctctagcttctagtttataataacaaaggtagcatgttttggcacgtaattcttcccgtcagagtatgcttctagttcataataacaacggtagcatgttttggcacgtaattcttcccgtcagagtatgcttctagtttataataacaaaggtagcatgttttggcacgtaattcttcccgtcagagtatgcttctagttcataataacaacggtagcatgttttggcacgtaattcttcccgtcagagcATGCTTCTAGTTCATAATAACAacggtagcatgttttggcacgtaattcttcccgtcagagtatgcttctagttcataataacaacggtagcatgttttggcacgtaattcttcccgtcagagtatgcttctagtttataataacaaaggtagcatgttttggcacgtaattcttcccgtcagagtatgcttctagtttataataacaacggtagcatgttttggcacgtaattattcccgtcagagtatgcttctagtttataataacaacggtagcatgttttggcacgtaattcttcccgtcagagtatgcttctagtttataataacaaaggtagcatgttttggcacgtaattcttcccgtcagagtatgcttctagtttataataacaacggtagcatgttttggcacgtaattcttcccgtcatagtatgcttctagtttataataacaacggtagcatgttttggcacgtaattcttcccgtcagagtatgcttctagtttataataacaacggtagcatggtttggcacttgtttgtagaagcagtctgcatgccaaggtgCTTAAGTTATACAGCTGTCACCATTGAtgtgattggaacacctgactATATAAACTTTGACAATGAACTCACTCCATTATAGTTACAGTATGTATTTACTGAATATATTTACAGATACATATATTTGACATTTATAGATCCAacagaacacagagagaaagaactgaaaaagaaacagtatTCATAACAAATTATGCACATTTTTTTACACAAGTACTTGACCAGGCTGCTCTTTGTACTTTACTGTGACTGACAGCATAtatttacagatatatatatttgatatttacagatccaacagaacacagggcgaaagaagtggaaaagaaacaGTATTCATAACAAATTATGCACATTTGTCGCACAAGTACTTGACCAGGCTGCTCTCATATTGAGCACATCCAAAATGTGCCCATCTGAGACAAAACTCACACTGCACCTGAAGAgggagaagggggggggggtgtaagtGTGTTAACCAACATTACAAATTTCATGAGAAAATAAttactacagtggcttgcaaaagtattcggcccccttgaacttttccacattttgtcagattgcattcacaaacatgaatcaattttattggaattccacgtgaaagaccaatgtCTCTacctggtagagacataccctaaaagactggcagctgtaattgcagataaaggtggttctacaaagtattaactcagggggctgaataattacacacaccccacttttcagttattcatttgtaaaaattgtttggaatcatgtatgattgtcgttccacttctcacgtgtacactactttgtattggtctttcacgtggaattacaattaaaattgattcgtgtttgtggctgtaatgtgacaaaatgtggaaaagttcaagggggccgaatactattgcaagccactgtatattgcatttgtggtttatttgttttaccatTTCAATCATACTGGACTCAGGATCGGCTTCCAGCATGGAACAAACCACACAGTAGTCATCAGCATTACCTAGAAACACACCGGCGTTCAACCtaacagtttttaaacaaaactgaaagtgcTATTGCAATACAAAAGCACATGACTCAACTTACTTTGATGTTCTAGCAGTTCGCAAGCAATTTCTGTGTGTTGCAGCCCAATGGCTTCTGGAGTGGACAGCACCCTAGTAACCTCTCCACTCATAAGGTAGTGTTCggcaaactgtaaaatatgttACAGTAATTGCAATTAATTAACTTAATTCTagttaaatacaataaatacaattaaatacaATGGCTTATTAAATACCTTCAACACTAAAACTCCACAACTGCTGGAGTCCATTTGCTTGCTGTGTGGCAGTCTCCATTTTCCAATCCACTCGGGACTCTTCCTTTCCTTTCATCTTCAGAAAATtcctaataaaaataaaacaagtttttaaaatgtagccAGCATTTTGCTCTAAATATAAACCTCCCCCCCACAAACCAAACAACCCAAAACAGATAGTTAATGAATGATGAATACCTCCAGTTACGCATAATTTTCCTTTCATAACAACCTTCATTTCCAAGAGGGTCTAACAGCAGTACAGATCGTGAGGAGATTTTGACGtcctaaaataaaaattgtatttAGTAGAATATGTGTAGTACACTAACTTAAGTAAACATAATCAGTTGTaagcattttcaaaataagaataTGCTActaaaaagaacaataaaacaaaaaagagaaaaaacacatgAGGTGTGAACATGTACCACAAGGATCCAGTGTGCACCGAAGTTCAGTGGGCACAACCAAATGTCCTCAGCCGGAAACAACAtctgtggaatatttttaagtttATAAAGGTTTAGATTCATTTACATAACATGCACTATATGACCTATATAACATCTACATTACCTTGCTGACACATTTAAACTTCCCAGAAAACAGAGAGGTTGCAACAACGCAAGACAACTGATACACGGGTTCCTGAAAAATgcaagagttttttttaaaagattacaAAATTGTATAAAATGCTTTTGTGAAATAACCGGCATACGTTCTTACTTGCCTTTTGTTTCCTAATGAGGCAGTGCAGGTATGCATCAATGACCTGTTTGGATTAAAAGAAGATTATTTTTACAGACCACCACTAGGACCAAAAATGATTACTTCACTTAC harbors:
- the LOC109204997 gene encoding uncharacterized protein LOC109204997, yielding MPRAGPESSPSSEMQPCSPQHHHEQLQNSRPSVIQFAPKIAQVKSVQAPEELVPVTPQKPSTQEKVKWLWAAKDTGRVEAVVGPYKLYDSSFRTLEDSGWLSDEVIDAYLHCLIRKQKEPVYQLSCVVATSLFSGKFKCVSKMLFPAEDIWLCPLNFGAHWILVDVKISSRSVLLLDPLGNEGCYERKIMRNWRNFLKMKGKEESRVDWKMETATQQANGLQQLWSFSVEVCRTLPYEWRGY